In Tachysurus fulvidraco isolate hzauxx_2018 chromosome 1, HZAU_PFXX_2.0, whole genome shotgun sequence, a single window of DNA contains:
- the apol1 gene encoding apolipoprotein L1 isoform X5 produces the protein MEKSGGVLSSFFRRVPKPPHDQADGGSDITEKKTRADETPQVPPRPSEEEIRDSITYRLSVNPTDLDLNQVRGGEEEGRQEESGLLSGFSKFSPGQDKNCAEGRDAGDECVNEATAAAEKQELQPKKYKVKKKKNPFMPHVTVMSKANQKRSGEDATEKKTIVQQLEEFRLDRDHGEDEEDLDSLMAWWSTVTQWEPMIKDEDMTEKEEAKAFALTAEKVQQGIRVFNQLFSERAEALWQHIIDLNHIADALDRFNKRAKVAQITGGSTSAVGGVATITGLALAPVTMGTSLIVTAVGLGVAAAGGLTSASAAISNTVHGSLDRKKVERIVKDFQSKMADIDKCTRFIKRGIENLRELNAPKVKKLKAYDNDFSGINDIYEDGAMAGKAVLINANEITRFTQITMTTGATAARAVQVAAMATGILTGLFVAMDVYFVAKDSHELRKGAKSELAQKIREVVEQLHRGLVELNIIREELQSSEHPTSSTISISSPSSSVSTSDSVDATSFTSSSSTSGISSSCRTSSTSPSPCVSSSLSHNTEAHTEPPAES, from the exons ATG GAGAAGTCAGGAGGAGTGTTGAGCAGCTTCTTCAGACGCGTTCCCAAACCGCCTCATGACCAG gctgATGGGGGCTCAGACATCACAGAGAAGAAAACCAGAGCAGATGAAACCCCTCAAGTTCCTCCAAGACCCAGTGAggag gaGATCAGAGACTCCATCACATACCGTCTGAGTGTGAATCCAACTGATCTGGATCTTAATCAG GTCAGAGGAGGTGAAGAAGAAGGACGTCAG GAGGAATCAGGATTGCTGAGCGGCTTTTCCAAGTTCTCTCCCGGACAAGATAAGAACTGTGCTGAAGGCCGG GACGCCGGTGACGAGTGTGTTAATGAAGCCACTGCTGCAGCTGAGAAACAAGAGCTACAG CCAAAGAAatataaagtaaagaaaaagaagaatccCTTCATGCCTCATGTGACTGTTATG AGTAAAGCGAATCAGAAGAGAAGCGGAGAAGACGCCACTGAG AAGAAGACCATCGTGCAGCAGCTGGAGGAGTTTCGTCTGGATCGAGATCACGGCGAAGACGAGGAG GATCTGGACAGCCTCATGGCGTGGTGGAGCACAGTGACAC AATGGGAGCCCATGATCAAAGATGAAGATATGACGGAAAAGGAGGAGGCCAA GGCATTCGCGTTAACAGCCGAAAAAGTGCAGCAGGGAATCCGtgtgtttaatcagctgttttCAGAGCGAGCAGAAGCTCTTTGGCAGCACATCATCGACCTCAACCACATCGCTGACGCTCTGGACCGCTTCAACAAAAGGGCCAAAGTGGCCCAGATCACAGGCGGCTCCACCAGCGCTGTTGGGGGCGTGGCCACTATAACAGGCCTCGCCCTGGCACCTGTTACTATGGGAACATCCCTGATCGTCACAGCAGTGGGTCTCGGTGTGGCCGCGGCCGGCGGGTTAACGTCGGCTTCAGCCGCTATCTCCAACACCGTCCACGGCTCGCTGGACCGTAAGAAAGTGGAACGGATCGTGAAGGACTTCCAGAGCAAGATGGCCGACATTGACAAATGCACAAGATTCATCAAACGAGGCATCGAAAACCTGCGAGAGTTAAATGCTCCCAAG GTGAAGAAGCTAAAGGCATACGATAATGATTTCTCTGGGATCAACGATATCTACGAGGATGGTGCCATGGCAGGCAAAGCAGTGCTCATCAATGCCAACGAGATCACCAGGTTCACACAAATCACCATGACAACAGGCGCCACAGCAGCCAGAGCAGTACAGGTTGCAGCCATGGCAACGGGTATCCTCACCGGTCTCTTTGTTGCCATGGATGTTTACTTCGTAGCAAAGGATTCTCATGAACTTAGGAAAGGAGCCAAGTCAGAATTAGCCCAAAAGATCAGGGAGGTGGTAGAGCAGCTGCATCGAGGACTGGTGGAGCTCAATATCATCCGAGAGGAGCTGCAGTCTTCAGAACACCCCACGTCCTCCACAATCTCCATCTCCAGTCCTTCATCCTCTGTTTCCACCTCAGACTCCGTTGACGCCACCTCCTTTACCTCCTCTTCATCCACCTCTGGCATCTCTAGCTCCTGTAGGACCTCCTCCACGTCTCCCAGCCCCTGTGTTTCCTCTTCTCTATCACACAACACTGAAGCACACACAGAACCTCCAGCTGAGTCCTAA
- the apol1 gene encoding apolipoprotein L1 isoform X1 gives MEKSGGVLSSFFRRVPKPPHDQADGGSDITEKKTRADETPQVPPRPSEEEIRDSITYRLSVNPTDLDLNQQVRGGEEEGRQDDLSVDGQSHSSSADLPEESGLLSGFSKFSPGQDKNCAEGRDAGDECVNEATAAAEKQELQPKKYKVKKKKNPFMPHVTVMSKANQKRSGEDATEKKTIVQQLEEFRLDRDHGEDEEDLDSLMAWWSTVTQWEPMIKDEDMTEKEEAKAFALTAEKVQQGIRVFNQLFSERAEALWQHIIDLNHIADALDRFNKRAKVAQITGGSTSAVGGVATITGLALAPVTMGTSLIVTAVGLGVAAAGGLTSASAAISNTVHGSLDRKKVERIVKDFQSKMADIDKCTRFIKRGIENLRELNAPKVKKLKAYDNDFSGINDIYEDGAMAGKAVLINANEITRFTQITMTTGATAARAVQVAAMATGILTGLFVAMDVYFVAKDSHELRKGAKSELAQKIREVVEQLHRGLVELNIIREELQSSEHPTSSTISISSPSSSVSTSDSVDATSFTSSSSTSGISSSCRTSSTSPSPCVSSSLSHNTEAHTEPPAES, from the exons ATG GAGAAGTCAGGAGGAGTGTTGAGCAGCTTCTTCAGACGCGTTCCCAAACCGCCTCATGACCAG gctgATGGGGGCTCAGACATCACAGAGAAGAAAACCAGAGCAGATGAAACCCCTCAAGTTCCTCCAAGACCCAGTGAggag gaGATCAGAGACTCCATCACATACCGTCTGAGTGTGAATCCAACTGATCTGGATCTTAATCAG CAGGTCAGAGGAGGTGAAGAAGAAGGACGTCAG GATGATCTGTCAGTAGATGGACAGTCACACAGCAGCAGTGCTGATCTTCCA GAGGAATCAGGATTGCTGAGCGGCTTTTCCAAGTTCTCTCCCGGACAAGATAAGAACTGTGCTGAAGGCCGG GACGCCGGTGACGAGTGTGTTAATGAAGCCACTGCTGCAGCTGAGAAACAAGAGCTACAG CCAAAGAAatataaagtaaagaaaaagaagaatccCTTCATGCCTCATGTGACTGTTATG AGTAAAGCGAATCAGAAGAGAAGCGGAGAAGACGCCACTGAG AAGAAGACCATCGTGCAGCAGCTGGAGGAGTTTCGTCTGGATCGAGATCACGGCGAAGACGAGGAG GATCTGGACAGCCTCATGGCGTGGTGGAGCACAGTGACAC AATGGGAGCCCATGATCAAAGATGAAGATATGACGGAAAAGGAGGAGGCCAA GGCATTCGCGTTAACAGCCGAAAAAGTGCAGCAGGGAATCCGtgtgtttaatcagctgttttCAGAGCGAGCAGAAGCTCTTTGGCAGCACATCATCGACCTCAACCACATCGCTGACGCTCTGGACCGCTTCAACAAAAGGGCCAAAGTGGCCCAGATCACAGGCGGCTCCACCAGCGCTGTTGGGGGCGTGGCCACTATAACAGGCCTCGCCCTGGCACCTGTTACTATGGGAACATCCCTGATCGTCACAGCAGTGGGTCTCGGTGTGGCCGCGGCCGGCGGGTTAACGTCGGCTTCAGCCGCTATCTCCAACACCGTCCACGGCTCGCTGGACCGTAAGAAAGTGGAACGGATCGTGAAGGACTTCCAGAGCAAGATGGCCGACATTGACAAATGCACAAGATTCATCAAACGAGGCATCGAAAACCTGCGAGAGTTAAATGCTCCCAAG GTGAAGAAGCTAAAGGCATACGATAATGATTTCTCTGGGATCAACGATATCTACGAGGATGGTGCCATGGCAGGCAAAGCAGTGCTCATCAATGCCAACGAGATCACCAGGTTCACACAAATCACCATGACAACAGGCGCCACAGCAGCCAGAGCAGTACAGGTTGCAGCCATGGCAACGGGTATCCTCACCGGTCTCTTTGTTGCCATGGATGTTTACTTCGTAGCAAAGGATTCTCATGAACTTAGGAAAGGAGCCAAGTCAGAATTAGCCCAAAAGATCAGGGAGGTGGTAGAGCAGCTGCATCGAGGACTGGTGGAGCTCAATATCATCCGAGAGGAGCTGCAGTCTTCAGAACACCCCACGTCCTCCACAATCTCCATCTCCAGTCCTTCATCCTCTGTTTCCACCTCAGACTCCGTTGACGCCACCTCCTTTACCTCCTCTTCATCCACCTCTGGCATCTCTAGCTCCTGTAGGACCTCCTCCACGTCTCCCAGCCCCTGTGTTTCCTCTTCTCTATCACACAACACTGAAGCACACACAGAACCTCCAGCTGAGTCCTAA
- the apol1 gene encoding apolipoprotein L1 isoform X4, whose amino-acid sequence MEKSGGVLSSFFRRVPKPPHDQADGGSDITEKKTRADETPQVPPRPSEEEIRDSITYRLSVNPTDLDLNQQVRGGEEEGRQEESGLLSGFSKFSPGQDKNCAEGRDAGDECVNEATAAAEKQELQPKKYKVKKKKNPFMPHVTVMSKANQKRSGEDATEKKTIVQQLEEFRLDRDHGEDEEDLDSLMAWWSTVTQWEPMIKDEDMTEKEEAKAFALTAEKVQQGIRVFNQLFSERAEALWQHIIDLNHIADALDRFNKRAKVAQITGGSTSAVGGVATITGLALAPVTMGTSLIVTAVGLGVAAAGGLTSASAAISNTVHGSLDRKKVERIVKDFQSKMADIDKCTRFIKRGIENLRELNAPKVKKLKAYDNDFSGINDIYEDGAMAGKAVLINANEITRFTQITMTTGATAARAVQVAAMATGILTGLFVAMDVYFVAKDSHELRKGAKSELAQKIREVVEQLHRGLVELNIIREELQSSEHPTSSTISISSPSSSVSTSDSVDATSFTSSSSTSGISSSCRTSSTSPSPCVSSSLSHNTEAHTEPPAES is encoded by the exons ATG GAGAAGTCAGGAGGAGTGTTGAGCAGCTTCTTCAGACGCGTTCCCAAACCGCCTCATGACCAG gctgATGGGGGCTCAGACATCACAGAGAAGAAAACCAGAGCAGATGAAACCCCTCAAGTTCCTCCAAGACCCAGTGAggag gaGATCAGAGACTCCATCACATACCGTCTGAGTGTGAATCCAACTGATCTGGATCTTAATCAG CAGGTCAGAGGAGGTGAAGAAGAAGGACGTCAG GAGGAATCAGGATTGCTGAGCGGCTTTTCCAAGTTCTCTCCCGGACAAGATAAGAACTGTGCTGAAGGCCGG GACGCCGGTGACGAGTGTGTTAATGAAGCCACTGCTGCAGCTGAGAAACAAGAGCTACAG CCAAAGAAatataaagtaaagaaaaagaagaatccCTTCATGCCTCATGTGACTGTTATG AGTAAAGCGAATCAGAAGAGAAGCGGAGAAGACGCCACTGAG AAGAAGACCATCGTGCAGCAGCTGGAGGAGTTTCGTCTGGATCGAGATCACGGCGAAGACGAGGAG GATCTGGACAGCCTCATGGCGTGGTGGAGCACAGTGACAC AATGGGAGCCCATGATCAAAGATGAAGATATGACGGAAAAGGAGGAGGCCAA GGCATTCGCGTTAACAGCCGAAAAAGTGCAGCAGGGAATCCGtgtgtttaatcagctgttttCAGAGCGAGCAGAAGCTCTTTGGCAGCACATCATCGACCTCAACCACATCGCTGACGCTCTGGACCGCTTCAACAAAAGGGCCAAAGTGGCCCAGATCACAGGCGGCTCCACCAGCGCTGTTGGGGGCGTGGCCACTATAACAGGCCTCGCCCTGGCACCTGTTACTATGGGAACATCCCTGATCGTCACAGCAGTGGGTCTCGGTGTGGCCGCGGCCGGCGGGTTAACGTCGGCTTCAGCCGCTATCTCCAACACCGTCCACGGCTCGCTGGACCGTAAGAAAGTGGAACGGATCGTGAAGGACTTCCAGAGCAAGATGGCCGACATTGACAAATGCACAAGATTCATCAAACGAGGCATCGAAAACCTGCGAGAGTTAAATGCTCCCAAG GTGAAGAAGCTAAAGGCATACGATAATGATTTCTCTGGGATCAACGATATCTACGAGGATGGTGCCATGGCAGGCAAAGCAGTGCTCATCAATGCCAACGAGATCACCAGGTTCACACAAATCACCATGACAACAGGCGCCACAGCAGCCAGAGCAGTACAGGTTGCAGCCATGGCAACGGGTATCCTCACCGGTCTCTTTGTTGCCATGGATGTTTACTTCGTAGCAAAGGATTCTCATGAACTTAGGAAAGGAGCCAAGTCAGAATTAGCCCAAAAGATCAGGGAGGTGGTAGAGCAGCTGCATCGAGGACTGGTGGAGCTCAATATCATCCGAGAGGAGCTGCAGTCTTCAGAACACCCCACGTCCTCCACAATCTCCATCTCCAGTCCTTCATCCTCTGTTTCCACCTCAGACTCCGTTGACGCCACCTCCTTTACCTCCTCTTCATCCACCTCTGGCATCTCTAGCTCCTGTAGGACCTCCTCCACGTCTCCCAGCCCCTGTGTTTCCTCTTCTCTATCACACAACACTGAAGCACACACAGAACCTCCAGCTGAGTCCTAA
- the apol1 gene encoding apolipoprotein L1 isoform X2: MEKSGGVLSSFFRRVPKPPHDQADGGSDITEKKTRADETPQVPPRPSEEEIRDSITYRLSVNPTDLDLNQVRGGEEEGRQDDLSVDGQSHSSSADLPEESGLLSGFSKFSPGQDKNCAEGRDAGDECVNEATAAAEKQELQPKKYKVKKKKNPFMPHVTVMSKANQKRSGEDATEKKTIVQQLEEFRLDRDHGEDEEDLDSLMAWWSTVTQWEPMIKDEDMTEKEEAKAFALTAEKVQQGIRVFNQLFSERAEALWQHIIDLNHIADALDRFNKRAKVAQITGGSTSAVGGVATITGLALAPVTMGTSLIVTAVGLGVAAAGGLTSASAAISNTVHGSLDRKKVERIVKDFQSKMADIDKCTRFIKRGIENLRELNAPKVKKLKAYDNDFSGINDIYEDGAMAGKAVLINANEITRFTQITMTTGATAARAVQVAAMATGILTGLFVAMDVYFVAKDSHELRKGAKSELAQKIREVVEQLHRGLVELNIIREELQSSEHPTSSTISISSPSSSVSTSDSVDATSFTSSSSTSGISSSCRTSSTSPSPCVSSSLSHNTEAHTEPPAES; the protein is encoded by the exons ATG GAGAAGTCAGGAGGAGTGTTGAGCAGCTTCTTCAGACGCGTTCCCAAACCGCCTCATGACCAG gctgATGGGGGCTCAGACATCACAGAGAAGAAAACCAGAGCAGATGAAACCCCTCAAGTTCCTCCAAGACCCAGTGAggag gaGATCAGAGACTCCATCACATACCGTCTGAGTGTGAATCCAACTGATCTGGATCTTAATCAG GTCAGAGGAGGTGAAGAAGAAGGACGTCAG GATGATCTGTCAGTAGATGGACAGTCACACAGCAGCAGTGCTGATCTTCCA GAGGAATCAGGATTGCTGAGCGGCTTTTCCAAGTTCTCTCCCGGACAAGATAAGAACTGTGCTGAAGGCCGG GACGCCGGTGACGAGTGTGTTAATGAAGCCACTGCTGCAGCTGAGAAACAAGAGCTACAG CCAAAGAAatataaagtaaagaaaaagaagaatccCTTCATGCCTCATGTGACTGTTATG AGTAAAGCGAATCAGAAGAGAAGCGGAGAAGACGCCACTGAG AAGAAGACCATCGTGCAGCAGCTGGAGGAGTTTCGTCTGGATCGAGATCACGGCGAAGACGAGGAG GATCTGGACAGCCTCATGGCGTGGTGGAGCACAGTGACAC AATGGGAGCCCATGATCAAAGATGAAGATATGACGGAAAAGGAGGAGGCCAA GGCATTCGCGTTAACAGCCGAAAAAGTGCAGCAGGGAATCCGtgtgtttaatcagctgttttCAGAGCGAGCAGAAGCTCTTTGGCAGCACATCATCGACCTCAACCACATCGCTGACGCTCTGGACCGCTTCAACAAAAGGGCCAAAGTGGCCCAGATCACAGGCGGCTCCACCAGCGCTGTTGGGGGCGTGGCCACTATAACAGGCCTCGCCCTGGCACCTGTTACTATGGGAACATCCCTGATCGTCACAGCAGTGGGTCTCGGTGTGGCCGCGGCCGGCGGGTTAACGTCGGCTTCAGCCGCTATCTCCAACACCGTCCACGGCTCGCTGGACCGTAAGAAAGTGGAACGGATCGTGAAGGACTTCCAGAGCAAGATGGCCGACATTGACAAATGCACAAGATTCATCAAACGAGGCATCGAAAACCTGCGAGAGTTAAATGCTCCCAAG GTGAAGAAGCTAAAGGCATACGATAATGATTTCTCTGGGATCAACGATATCTACGAGGATGGTGCCATGGCAGGCAAAGCAGTGCTCATCAATGCCAACGAGATCACCAGGTTCACACAAATCACCATGACAACAGGCGCCACAGCAGCCAGAGCAGTACAGGTTGCAGCCATGGCAACGGGTATCCTCACCGGTCTCTTTGTTGCCATGGATGTTTACTTCGTAGCAAAGGATTCTCATGAACTTAGGAAAGGAGCCAAGTCAGAATTAGCCCAAAAGATCAGGGAGGTGGTAGAGCAGCTGCATCGAGGACTGGTGGAGCTCAATATCATCCGAGAGGAGCTGCAGTCTTCAGAACACCCCACGTCCTCCACAATCTCCATCTCCAGTCCTTCATCCTCTGTTTCCACCTCAGACTCCGTTGACGCCACCTCCTTTACCTCCTCTTCATCCACCTCTGGCATCTCTAGCTCCTGTAGGACCTCCTCCACGTCTCCCAGCCCCTGTGTTTCCTCTTCTCTATCACACAACACTGAAGCACACACAGAACCTCCAGCTGAGTCCTAA
- the apol1 gene encoding apolipoprotein L1 isoform X3: protein MEKSGGVLSSFFRRVPKPPHDQADGGSDITEKKTRADETPQVPPRPSEEEIRDSITYRLSVNPTDLDLNQQVRGGEEEGRQDDLSVDGQSHSSSADLPEESGLLSGFSKFSPGQDKNCAEGRDAGDECVNEATAAAEKQELQPKKYKVKKKKNPFMPHVTVMSKANQKRSGEDATEKTIVQQLEEFRLDRDHGEDEEDLDSLMAWWSTVTQWEPMIKDEDMTEKEEAKAFALTAEKVQQGIRVFNQLFSERAEALWQHIIDLNHIADALDRFNKRAKVAQITGGSTSAVGGVATITGLALAPVTMGTSLIVTAVGLGVAAAGGLTSASAAISNTVHGSLDRKKVERIVKDFQSKMADIDKCTRFIKRGIENLRELNAPKVKKLKAYDNDFSGINDIYEDGAMAGKAVLINANEITRFTQITMTTGATAARAVQVAAMATGILTGLFVAMDVYFVAKDSHELRKGAKSELAQKIREVVEQLHRGLVELNIIREELQSSEHPTSSTISISSPSSSVSTSDSVDATSFTSSSSTSGISSSCRTSSTSPSPCVSSSLSHNTEAHTEPPAES from the exons ATG GAGAAGTCAGGAGGAGTGTTGAGCAGCTTCTTCAGACGCGTTCCCAAACCGCCTCATGACCAG gctgATGGGGGCTCAGACATCACAGAGAAGAAAACCAGAGCAGATGAAACCCCTCAAGTTCCTCCAAGACCCAGTGAggag gaGATCAGAGACTCCATCACATACCGTCTGAGTGTGAATCCAACTGATCTGGATCTTAATCAG CAGGTCAGAGGAGGTGAAGAAGAAGGACGTCAG GATGATCTGTCAGTAGATGGACAGTCACACAGCAGCAGTGCTGATCTTCCA GAGGAATCAGGATTGCTGAGCGGCTTTTCCAAGTTCTCTCCCGGACAAGATAAGAACTGTGCTGAAGGCCGG GACGCCGGTGACGAGTGTGTTAATGAAGCCACTGCTGCAGCTGAGAAACAAGAGCTACAG CCAAAGAAatataaagtaaagaaaaagaagaatccCTTCATGCCTCATGTGACTGTTATG AGTAAAGCGAATCAGAAGAGAAGCGGAGAAGACGCCACTGAG AAGACCATCGTGCAGCAGCTGGAGGAGTTTCGTCTGGATCGAGATCACGGCGAAGACGAGGAG GATCTGGACAGCCTCATGGCGTGGTGGAGCACAGTGACAC AATGGGAGCCCATGATCAAAGATGAAGATATGACGGAAAAGGAGGAGGCCAA GGCATTCGCGTTAACAGCCGAAAAAGTGCAGCAGGGAATCCGtgtgtttaatcagctgttttCAGAGCGAGCAGAAGCTCTTTGGCAGCACATCATCGACCTCAACCACATCGCTGACGCTCTGGACCGCTTCAACAAAAGGGCCAAAGTGGCCCAGATCACAGGCGGCTCCACCAGCGCTGTTGGGGGCGTGGCCACTATAACAGGCCTCGCCCTGGCACCTGTTACTATGGGAACATCCCTGATCGTCACAGCAGTGGGTCTCGGTGTGGCCGCGGCCGGCGGGTTAACGTCGGCTTCAGCCGCTATCTCCAACACCGTCCACGGCTCGCTGGACCGTAAGAAAGTGGAACGGATCGTGAAGGACTTCCAGAGCAAGATGGCCGACATTGACAAATGCACAAGATTCATCAAACGAGGCATCGAAAACCTGCGAGAGTTAAATGCTCCCAAG GTGAAGAAGCTAAAGGCATACGATAATGATTTCTCTGGGATCAACGATATCTACGAGGATGGTGCCATGGCAGGCAAAGCAGTGCTCATCAATGCCAACGAGATCACCAGGTTCACACAAATCACCATGACAACAGGCGCCACAGCAGCCAGAGCAGTACAGGTTGCAGCCATGGCAACGGGTATCCTCACCGGTCTCTTTGTTGCCATGGATGTTTACTTCGTAGCAAAGGATTCTCATGAACTTAGGAAAGGAGCCAAGTCAGAATTAGCCCAAAAGATCAGGGAGGTGGTAGAGCAGCTGCATCGAGGACTGGTGGAGCTCAATATCATCCGAGAGGAGCTGCAGTCTTCAGAACACCCCACGTCCTCCACAATCTCCATCTCCAGTCCTTCATCCTCTGTTTCCACCTCAGACTCCGTTGACGCCACCTCCTTTACCTCCTCTTCATCCACCTCTGGCATCTCTAGCTCCTGTAGGACCTCCTCCACGTCTCCCAGCCCCTGTGTTTCCTCTTCTCTATCACACAACACTGAAGCACACACAGAACCTCCAGCTGAGTCCTAA
- the apol1 gene encoding apolipoprotein L1 isoform X6 codes for MEKSGGVLSSFFRRVPKPPHDQADGGSDITEKKTRADETPQVPPRPSEEEIRDSITYRLSVNPTDLDLNQQVRGGEEEGRQDAGDECVNEATAAAEKQELQPKKYKVKKKKNPFMPHVTVMSKANQKRSGEDATEKKTIVQQLEEFRLDRDHGEDEEDLDSLMAWWSTVTQWEPMIKDEDMTEKEEAKAFALTAEKVQQGIRVFNQLFSERAEALWQHIIDLNHIADALDRFNKRAKVAQITGGSTSAVGGVATITGLALAPVTMGTSLIVTAVGLGVAAAGGLTSASAAISNTVHGSLDRKKVERIVKDFQSKMADIDKCTRFIKRGIENLRELNAPKVKKLKAYDNDFSGINDIYEDGAMAGKAVLINANEITRFTQITMTTGATAARAVQVAAMATGILTGLFVAMDVYFVAKDSHELRKGAKSELAQKIREVVEQLHRGLVELNIIREELQSSEHPTSSTISISSPSSSVSTSDSVDATSFTSSSSTSGISSSCRTSSTSPSPCVSSSLSHNTEAHTEPPAES; via the exons ATG GAGAAGTCAGGAGGAGTGTTGAGCAGCTTCTTCAGACGCGTTCCCAAACCGCCTCATGACCAG gctgATGGGGGCTCAGACATCACAGAGAAGAAAACCAGAGCAGATGAAACCCCTCAAGTTCCTCCAAGACCCAGTGAggag gaGATCAGAGACTCCATCACATACCGTCTGAGTGTGAATCCAACTGATCTGGATCTTAATCAG CAGGTCAGAGGAGGTGAAGAAGAAGGACGTCAG GACGCCGGTGACGAGTGTGTTAATGAAGCCACTGCTGCAGCTGAGAAACAAGAGCTACAG CCAAAGAAatataaagtaaagaaaaagaagaatccCTTCATGCCTCATGTGACTGTTATG AGTAAAGCGAATCAGAAGAGAAGCGGAGAAGACGCCACTGAG AAGAAGACCATCGTGCAGCAGCTGGAGGAGTTTCGTCTGGATCGAGATCACGGCGAAGACGAGGAG GATCTGGACAGCCTCATGGCGTGGTGGAGCACAGTGACAC AATGGGAGCCCATGATCAAAGATGAAGATATGACGGAAAAGGAGGAGGCCAA GGCATTCGCGTTAACAGCCGAAAAAGTGCAGCAGGGAATCCGtgtgtttaatcagctgttttCAGAGCGAGCAGAAGCTCTTTGGCAGCACATCATCGACCTCAACCACATCGCTGACGCTCTGGACCGCTTCAACAAAAGGGCCAAAGTGGCCCAGATCACAGGCGGCTCCACCAGCGCTGTTGGGGGCGTGGCCACTATAACAGGCCTCGCCCTGGCACCTGTTACTATGGGAACATCCCTGATCGTCACAGCAGTGGGTCTCGGTGTGGCCGCGGCCGGCGGGTTAACGTCGGCTTCAGCCGCTATCTCCAACACCGTCCACGGCTCGCTGGACCGTAAGAAAGTGGAACGGATCGTGAAGGACTTCCAGAGCAAGATGGCCGACATTGACAAATGCACAAGATTCATCAAACGAGGCATCGAAAACCTGCGAGAGTTAAATGCTCCCAAG GTGAAGAAGCTAAAGGCATACGATAATGATTTCTCTGGGATCAACGATATCTACGAGGATGGTGCCATGGCAGGCAAAGCAGTGCTCATCAATGCCAACGAGATCACCAGGTTCACACAAATCACCATGACAACAGGCGCCACAGCAGCCAGAGCAGTACAGGTTGCAGCCATGGCAACGGGTATCCTCACCGGTCTCTTTGTTGCCATGGATGTTTACTTCGTAGCAAAGGATTCTCATGAACTTAGGAAAGGAGCCAAGTCAGAATTAGCCCAAAAGATCAGGGAGGTGGTAGAGCAGCTGCATCGAGGACTGGTGGAGCTCAATATCATCCGAGAGGAGCTGCAGTCTTCAGAACACCCCACGTCCTCCACAATCTCCATCTCCAGTCCTTCATCCTCTGTTTCCACCTCAGACTCCGTTGACGCCACCTCCTTTACCTCCTCTTCATCCACCTCTGGCATCTCTAGCTCCTGTAGGACCTCCTCCACGTCTCCCAGCCCCTGTGTTTCCTCTTCTCTATCACACAACACTGAAGCACACACAGAACCTCCAGCTGAGTCCTAA